From one Nocardioides scoriae genomic stretch:
- a CDS encoding FAD-binding oxidoreductase has protein sequence MSQSTTHRPEHDELQPVLAHLARTTRTHHLPGTPEYDAAVSPWNVAVVQRPVAVVAAESPRDVVAAVRLARRHRLAVAVQATGHGATSGLQGTLLVSTRALQDLHVDPATRVVRVGAGVRWDRVLDACAPHGLAPLAGSAPHVGVVGYTTGGGVGPLARTHGLASDRVRAFDVVTGDGELRRATATENPELFWALRGGKGLAGIVTAVELEVLPIAELYAGAVYFDGDDAPDVLRRWATWAERLPREATTSVALLRLPPLPSVPPPLAGRLTIAVRFAWTGSAARGAEVLAPVRAVAEPLVDTVTTMPYAALGAIHADPVDPMPVHEEHALLGALPRPAVEELLRLAGPGAACQQVVVELRQLGGALRLPGPVPSAYDARGAAYSLMAIGLGAPPVVEQVRRDAEELVAALGPWTVAGRLPNFAPRTGTAWLRATYSAPTLRRLARVSRTYDPGSVILGSADLRATQPHRAGASTLLRSLQALTSARR, from the coding sequence ATGTCGCAGTCCACCACCCACCGGCCCGAGCACGACGAGCTGCAGCCGGTGCTCGCCCACCTCGCCCGCACCACCCGCACCCACCACCTGCCCGGCACGCCGGAGTACGACGCCGCCGTCTCCCCGTGGAACGTCGCCGTGGTGCAGCGGCCCGTCGCCGTCGTGGCCGCGGAGTCGCCGCGCGACGTGGTCGCGGCCGTCCGGCTCGCCCGCCGGCACCGCCTGGCGGTCGCCGTCCAGGCCACCGGCCACGGCGCCACCTCCGGCCTGCAGGGCACGCTGCTGGTCAGCACCCGCGCGCTGCAGGACCTCCACGTCGACCCGGCCACCCGCGTGGTCCGCGTCGGTGCCGGCGTGCGCTGGGACCGGGTCCTCGACGCCTGCGCCCCCCACGGGCTGGCGCCCCTGGCCGGCTCGGCGCCGCACGTCGGCGTCGTCGGCTACACCACCGGCGGCGGCGTCGGCCCGCTCGCCCGCACCCACGGCCTCGCCTCGGACCGGGTCCGGGCCTTCGACGTGGTGACCGGCGACGGCGAGCTGCGCCGCGCCACGGCCACCGAGAACCCCGAGCTGTTCTGGGCGCTGCGCGGCGGCAAGGGCCTGGCCGGCATCGTCACGGCGGTCGAGCTCGAGGTGCTGCCGATCGCCGAGCTCTACGCCGGCGCGGTCTACTTCGACGGCGACGACGCACCCGACGTGCTGCGCCGGTGGGCGACGTGGGCCGAGCGGCTGCCCCGCGAGGCGACCACCTCGGTGGCGCTGCTGCGGCTGCCCCCGCTGCCCTCCGTGCCCCCGCCCCTCGCCGGTCGGCTGACGATCGCCGTGCGCTTCGCCTGGACCGGCTCCGCGGCGCGCGGGGCCGAGGTGCTCGCGCCGGTGCGGGCGGTGGCCGAGCCGCTGGTCGACACCGTCACGACCATGCCGTACGCCGCCCTGGGCGCCATCCACGCCGACCCGGTCGACCCGATGCCGGTCCACGAGGAGCACGCCCTCCTGGGCGCGCTCCCGCGCCCGGCCGTCGAGGAGCTGCTCCGGCTCGCCGGGCCCGGGGCGGCCTGCCAGCAGGTCGTGGTCGAGCTGCGGCAGCTGGGTGGTGCGCTCCGCCTGCCCGGCCCGGTGCCGAGCGCGTACGACGCCCGCGGGGCGGCGTACTCCCTGATGGCCATCGGCCTGGGCGCTCCCCCGGTGGTCGAGCAGGTGCGACGCGACGCCGAGGAGCTGGTCGCCGCGCTGGGCCCCTGGACGGTGGCCGGGCGGCTGCCGAACTTCGCGCCGCGCACCGGGACGGCCTGGCTGCGGGCGACGTACTCCGCCCCCACGCTGCGGCGGCTGGCGCGCGTCAGCCGGACCTACGACCCGGGGTCGGTGATCCTGGGCTCCGCCGACCTGCGGGCCACCCAGCCGCACCGGGCCGGCGCCTCGACGCTGCTGCGCTCGCTGCAGGCCCTGACCTCAGCGCGGCGCTGA
- a CDS encoding VanZ family protein, producing MTRLRLLARAVFAVLLVASLVSFLTPADDLADPGVDDKVMHALTFLVLTLSGALAGVRWRTLAAGLAAYAVGTEVLQHVLPIGRHGDPFDALADLVGTVLGLGVVALLARTPRPGRRDGAGRGGVRSAPR from the coding sequence GTGACCCGGCTGCGGCTGCTCGCGCGGGCGGTCTTCGCCGTCCTGCTGGTGGCCTCGCTCGTCTCGTTCCTCACCCCGGCCGACGACCTCGCCGACCCCGGCGTCGACGACAAGGTGATGCACGCGCTCACCTTCCTGGTGCTCACCCTGTCCGGGGCGCTGGCGGGGGTCCGGTGGCGGACGCTGGCGGCCGGGCTGGCGGCGTACGCCGTGGGCACCGAGGTGCTGCAGCACGTGCTCCCCATCGGGCGTCACGGCGACCCGTTCGACGCCCTGGCCGACCTGGTCGGGACGGTCCTGGGCCTGGGCGTGGTCGCGCTGCTCGCACGGACGCCGCGCCCCGGCCGTCGCGACGGCGCGGGGCGCGGCGGCGTGCGCTCAGCGCCGCGCTGA
- a CDS encoding MBL fold metallo-hydrolase, whose translation MSSVRIDHAVSSGTFSLDGETFDVDNNIWVIGNDDECVVIDAPHDVDDILAVVGGRTVKAIIATHAHDDHVRVAPELRERVGAPILMHPADREVWELTHPDSLWDVDLEDGQTVKVAGAALKVIHTPGHAPGAVCLYVHDLGCVFTGDTLFQGGPGATGRSFSDADLIEHSIRTKLLDLPDETVVHTGHGPDTTIGAERANLG comes from the coding sequence ATGAGCTCCGTGCGCATCGACCACGCCGTGTCCAGCGGCACCTTCAGCCTCGACGGCGAGACCTTCGACGTCGACAACAACATCTGGGTCATCGGCAACGACGACGAGTGCGTGGTCATCGACGCCCCCCACGACGTCGACGACATCCTCGCGGTCGTCGGGGGCCGCACGGTCAAGGCGATCATCGCCACCCACGCCCACGACGACCACGTGCGCGTCGCCCCCGAGCTGCGCGAGCGGGTCGGCGCGCCGATCCTGATGCACCCGGCCGACCGCGAGGTGTGGGAGCTGACCCACCCCGACTCGCTGTGGGACGTCGACCTCGAGGACGGCCAGACCGTCAAGGTCGCCGGCGCCGCGCTCAAGGTGATCCACACCCCGGGCCACGCGCCGGGCGCGGTCTGCCTCTACGTCCACGACCTCGGCTGCGTGTTCACCGGTGACACCCTCTTCCAGGGCGGTCCGGGCGCGACCGGACGCTCGTTCAGCGACGCCGACCTGATCGAGCACTCGATCCGCACCAAGCTCCTCGACCTGCCCGACGAGACCGTCGTGCACACCGGCCACGGGCCCGACACCACGATCGGTGCCGAGCGCGCCAACCTCGGGTGA
- a CDS encoding glycoside hydrolase family 3 protein produces the protein MGAVALSLCASACGGDDTAAPAPSPSASPTVAGPEPTFGERAVAGMSLRDKAGQVIVTDWDGTGSPAPLVKRLHLGGVIAFGRNVSSPRQIRQVNRSVRAVVAARGWPAFVGVDQEGGTVQRIGSPSTGFPAFMAAGAAGDTGLTEQAARASAAEMRGLGFDVLFAPVADVTAGARDVAIGTRSAGGNARLVAAQVVAATQGIESAGVLPVVKHFPGHGSLGSDSHRSLPRQRASLAELERRDLLPFVAAIAQGAPAVLTGHIDVAAVDRGVPASLSRKVTTGLLRDQLGFEGLVVTDALDMRGAQQVAPGARAAVRALRAGADVVLMPPDPARARARIVTAVRTGALPEARLDEAAARMIDALRGVRRGTTAPVGSGRLASLALAQASLTSVAGPCRGRLLGQEVRVVGPEGDVAEVEQLLEARGVTIARPYLKRVRSGFERVVVRYRKKTVTVEKKVRKKKDGEVVVVVKEVKVRKKVPVYKRKPVFTTITVVPDAPVVSLVGYGGARPGPADVTVALDRPGVLGRVRSRVELATYGDAPAVLENLADALVGRRGAPGELPLAVPGTQRRGCGG, from the coding sequence GTGGGAGCCGTGGCCCTGTCGCTGTGCGCCAGTGCCTGCGGCGGGGACGACACCGCGGCACCCGCGCCGTCCCCGTCCGCCTCGCCCACGGTGGCCGGCCCCGAGCCGACCTTCGGCGAGCGCGCCGTGGCCGGGATGTCGCTGCGCGACAAGGCCGGGCAGGTGATCGTCACCGACTGGGACGGCACCGGGTCCCCGGCCCCGCTCGTGAAGCGGCTCCACCTCGGCGGCGTCATCGCCTTCGGGCGCAACGTCAGCTCCCCGCGCCAGATCCGCCAGGTCAACCGCAGCGTCCGCGCGGTCGTGGCCGCGCGGGGGTGGCCGGCGTTCGTCGGCGTGGACCAGGAGGGGGGCACGGTGCAGCGCATCGGCTCGCCCAGCACCGGGTTCCCGGCCTTCATGGCCGCGGGCGCCGCGGGCGACACCGGCCTCACCGAGCAGGCGGCCCGCGCCAGCGCCGCCGAGATGCGCGGCCTGGGCTTCGACGTGCTCTTCGCGCCGGTCGCCGACGTCACGGCCGGAGCGCGCGACGTCGCCATCGGCACCCGCTCGGCCGGCGGCAACGCCCGGCTGGTGGCCGCCCAGGTGGTCGCGGCCACCCAGGGCATCGAGTCCGCGGGCGTGCTGCCCGTCGTCAAGCACTTCCCGGGCCACGGCTCGCTCGGCTCGGACAGCCACCGCTCGCTGCCGCGGCAGCGAGCCTCGCTGGCCGAGCTGGAGCGCCGCGACCTGCTGCCGTTCGTGGCCGCCATCGCCCAGGGCGCCCCCGCCGTGCTGACCGGCCACATCGACGTCGCCGCCGTCGACCGCGGCGTGCCCGCGAGCCTGTCGCGCAAGGTGACCACCGGCCTGCTGCGCGACCAGCTCGGGTTCGAGGGCCTGGTCGTGACCGACGCCCTCGACATGCGGGGGGCCCAGCAGGTCGCCCCCGGGGCACGGGCCGCCGTCCGGGCGCTGCGGGCCGGGGCCGACGTGGTGCTGATGCCGCCCGACCCCGCCCGGGCCCGCGCCCGCATCGTCACCGCGGTCCGCACCGGCGCGCTGCCCGAGGCCCGGCTCGACGAGGCGGCCGCCCGGATGATCGACGCCCTGCGCGGCGTGCGGCGCGGCACCACCGCCCCCGTCGGCAGCGGCCGGCTGGCCTCCCTGGCCCTGGCCCAGGCCTCCCTGACCTCCGTCGCCGGCCCGTGCCGCGGCCGGCTGCTGGGCCAGGAGGTGCGCGTGGTCGGCCCCGAGGGCGACGTCGCCGAGGTGGAGCAGCTGCTCGAGGCCCGCGGCGTCACCATCGCCCGCCCCTACCTCAAGCGGGTGCGCTCCGGCTTCGAGCGGGTGGTGGTGCGCTACCGCAAGAAGACCGTCACGGTCGAGAAGAAGGTCCGCAAGAAGAAGGACGGCGAGGTCGTCGTCGTGGTGAAGGAGGTGAAGGTGAGGAAGAAGGTGCCGGTCTACAAGCGCAAGCCGGTCTTCACCACCATCACCGTGGTCCCCGACGCCCCGGTCGTCTCGCTCGTCGGGTACGGCGGCGCCCGACCCGGGCCGGCGGACGTGACGGTGGCCCTCGACCGTCCCGGCGTGCTGGGCCGGGTGCGCTCGCGCGTCGAGCTGGCGACGTACGGCGACGCCCCGGCCGTGCTGGAGAACCTCGCCGACGCGCTGGTCGGTCGTCGGGGCGCCCCGGGCGAGCTGCCGCTGGCGGTGCCCGGCACGCAGCGGCGCGGCTGTGGGGGCTGA
- a CDS encoding S-(hydroxymethyl)mycothiol dehydrogenase — protein MQQVKAVIARSKGAPVEIVTINVPDPGPGEALVRVQACGVCHTDLHYREGGINDEFPFLLGHEAAGVIEAVGEGVTQVAPGDFVVLNWRAVCGECRACRRGEPQYCFATHNATQKMTLAEGEDAGTELSPALGIGAFAEKTLVAAGQCTKVDPEARPAAVGLLGCGVMAGIGAAINTGNVGRGMSVAVIGCGGVGAAAVAGAALAGAAKIIAVDLDDKKLAGATRLGATHTVNSSEQDAVEAIQALTDGNGADVVIDAVGRPETWKQAFYARDLAGTVVLVGVPTPDMTIPEIPLIDVFGRGGSLKSSWYGDCLPSRDFPVLVDLYRQGRLDLDAFVTEEIALGDVEAAFEKMHHGDVLRSVVLL, from the coding sequence ATGCAGCAGGTCAAGGCCGTCATCGCCCGGAGCAAGGGAGCTCCGGTCGAGATCGTGACCATCAACGTGCCCGACCCGGGGCCGGGCGAGGCGCTCGTCCGGGTCCAGGCCTGCGGGGTGTGCCACACCGACCTGCACTACCGCGAGGGCGGCATCAACGACGAGTTCCCGTTCCTGCTCGGCCACGAGGCCGCGGGCGTCATCGAGGCCGTCGGCGAGGGCGTCACCCAGGTCGCTCCCGGCGACTTCGTGGTGCTCAACTGGCGTGCCGTCTGCGGCGAGTGCCGCGCCTGCAGGCGCGGTGAGCCGCAGTACTGCTTCGCCACGCACAACGCCACCCAGAAGATGACGCTGGCCGAGGGGGAGGACGCCGGCACCGAGCTGTCGCCGGCCCTGGGCATCGGGGCCTTCGCCGAGAAGACCCTGGTCGCCGCGGGCCAGTGCACCAAGGTCGACCCCGAGGCCCGTCCGGCCGCCGTCGGCCTGCTCGGCTGCGGCGTGATGGCCGGCATCGGCGCTGCCATCAACACCGGCAACGTCGGCCGCGGGATGTCGGTGGCCGTCATCGGCTGCGGCGGCGTGGGGGCGGCGGCGGTCGCCGGTGCGGCGCTGGCCGGCGCGGCGAAGATCATCGCCGTCGACCTCGACGACAAGAAGCTCGCAGGCGCCACCAGGCTGGGCGCCACCCACACGGTGAACAGCAGCGAGCAGGACGCCGTCGAGGCGATCCAGGCCCTCACCGACGGCAACGGCGCCGACGTCGTCATCGACGCGGTCGGTCGTCCCGAGACCTGGAAGCAGGCCTTCTACGCCCGCGACCTGGCCGGCACGGTCGTGCTCGTGGGCGTCCCGACGCCCGACATGACGATCCCGGAGATCCCGCTCATCGACGTCTTCGGGCGCGGCGGGTCGCTGAAGTCCAGCTGGTACGGCGACTGCCTGCCCAGCCGCGACTTCCCGGTGCTCGTCGACCTCTACCGCCAGGGCCGGCTCGACCTCGACGCGTTCGTCACCGAGGAGATCGCGCTCGGCGACGTGGAGGCGGCCTTCGAGAAGATGCACCACGGGGACGTGCTCCGATCCGTCGTCCTGCTCTGA
- the tsaD gene encoding tRNA (adenosine(37)-N6)-threonylcarbamoyltransferase complex transferase subunit TsaD encodes MNASTAPGPRSDGGPLVLGIETSCDETGIGVVSGHRLLADAVASSVEEHARFGGVVPEVASRAHLEAMVPTLQRACETAGIALDDVDAIAVTSGPGLAGALLVGVAAAKALALGLDKPLYGVNHLAAHVAVDQLEHGALPDPCLAMLVSGGHSSLLRVDDVTASVTPLGATIDDAAGEAFDKVARLLGLPFPGGPHVDRAAASGSSVAIDFPRGLSSRRDLERHRFDFSFSGLKTAVARWVQAREESGEPVPVADVAASFQEAVCDVLTRKAVDAARSAGIEDLLIGGGVAANSRLRVLAEERAAVHGIRVRVPRPGLCTDNGAMVAALGSEMVARGRTPSSLDLPADSSLPVTEVLAG; translated from the coding sequence GTGAACGCCTCGACCGCCCCCGGCCCCCGCTCCGACGGGGGCCCCCTCGTCCTCGGCATCGAGACCTCCTGCGACGAGACCGGCATCGGCGTCGTCTCGGGCCACCGGCTGCTGGCCGACGCCGTCGCCTCCTCGGTCGAGGAGCACGCCCGCTTCGGCGGCGTCGTGCCCGAGGTCGCCTCGCGGGCCCACCTGGAGGCCATGGTCCCGACGCTGCAGCGGGCCTGCGAGACCGCCGGCATCGCCCTCGACGACGTCGACGCGATCGCCGTGACCTCGGGCCCCGGGCTGGCGGGCGCGCTGCTCGTCGGCGTGGCGGCCGCCAAGGCGCTGGCGCTGGGCCTCGACAAGCCGCTCTACGGCGTCAACCACCTCGCCGCCCACGTCGCGGTCGACCAGCTCGAGCACGGCGCGCTGCCCGACCCCTGCCTGGCGATGCTGGTCTCCGGGGGCCACTCCTCGCTGCTGCGCGTCGACGACGTCACCGCCTCCGTCACCCCGCTGGGCGCGACCATCGACGACGCCGCCGGCGAGGCCTTCGACAAGGTGGCGCGGCTGCTCGGCCTGCCGTTCCCCGGCGGCCCCCACGTCGACCGGGCGGCGGCCTCCGGGTCCTCGGTGGCCATCGACTTCCCGCGCGGGCTCTCCTCGCGCCGCGACCTCGAGCGCCACCGCTTCGACTTCTCCTTCTCCGGGCTCAAGACCGCCGTCGCGCGCTGGGTGCAGGCCCGCGAGGAGTCCGGCGAGCCGGTGCCGGTGGCCGACGTCGCCGCGTCGTTCCAGGAAGCGGTCTGCGACGTGCTCACCCGCAAGGCCGTCGACGCCGCCCGCTCGGCCGGCATCGAGGACCTCCTCATCGGCGGGGGCGTGGCGGCCAACTCGCGGCTGCGGGTGCTCGCCGAGGAGCGCGCCGCGGTCCACGGCATCCGGGTGCGCGTCCCGCGCCCGGGCCTGTGCACCGACAACGGCGCCATGGTGGCCGCCCTGGGCTCCGAGATGGTGGCCCGCGGTCGCACGCCCTCCTCGCTCGACCTGCCGGCCGACTCGTCGCTGCCCGTCACCGAGGTGCTCGCCGGCTGA
- a CDS encoding M20 metallopeptidase family protein, producing MDLRDDARSLADDLVQLRRRLHARPEVGLVLPRTQEAVLEELDGLGLELSTGTGTTSVTAVLRGGARDDADPRTVLLRADMDALPVREETGLDFAATDGAMHACGHDLHTTALLGATRLLAQHRDHLRGDVVLMFQPGEEGWDGAGVMIDEGVLDAAGRRADAAYGLHVFSASFPAHQFSSRPGPLMAASHGLYVTVRGQGGHGSMPHRGRDPIAAMAEMITALQTMVTRRFDVFDPVVLTVGMVEGGTRRNVIPDSARFEATVRRFSEANEDLLRALVPEVLEGVARAHGVEVEVDFQGEYPLTVNDPAGVEFASGVVREVLGEDRWADLADPIPGSEDFSRVLQAVPGAFVFLGATLPGRDPATAPNNHSPRADFDEAVLPDAATVYAELAVRRLAELSPAG from the coding sequence ATGGACCTGAGGGACGACGCCCGGAGCCTGGCCGACGACCTGGTGCAGCTGCGACGGCGGCTGCACGCCCGACCCGAGGTGGGACTGGTGCTCCCCCGCACCCAGGAGGCGGTGCTGGAGGAGCTCGACGGCCTCGGCCTGGAGCTCTCGACCGGCACCGGCACCACCTCGGTGACCGCCGTGCTGCGCGGCGGCGCCCGCGACGACGCCGACCCCCGCACGGTGCTGCTGCGCGCCGACATGGACGCGCTGCCCGTGCGGGAGGAGACCGGGCTCGACTTCGCCGCCACCGACGGGGCCATGCACGCGTGCGGGCACGACCTGCACACCACCGCGCTGCTCGGCGCCACCCGGCTGCTCGCACAGCACCGCGACCACCTGCGCGGCGACGTGGTGCTGATGTTCCAGCCCGGCGAGGAGGGCTGGGACGGCGCCGGCGTGATGATCGACGAGGGCGTCCTGGACGCCGCGGGACGGCGCGCGGACGCGGCGTACGGCCTGCACGTGTTCTCGGCCAGCTTCCCGGCCCACCAGTTCAGCAGCCGCCCGGGCCCGCTGATGGCGGCCTCGCACGGGCTCTACGTCACGGTCCGCGGCCAGGGCGGCCACGGCTCGATGCCGCACCGCGGGCGCGACCCGATCGCGGCGATGGCCGAGATGATCACCGCGCTGCAGACGATGGTGACCCGGCGCTTCGACGTGTTCGACCCGGTCGTGCTCACGGTCGGGATGGTGGAGGGCGGCACCCGACGCAACGTCATCCCCGACAGCGCCCGCTTCGAGGCCACCGTGCGCCGCTTCTCCGAGGCCAACGAGGACCTGCTGCGCGCGCTGGTGCCCGAGGTGCTCGAGGGCGTCGCCCGTGCCCACGGGGTGGAGGTGGAGGTCGACTTCCAGGGCGAGTACCCCCTGACCGTCAACGACCCGGCCGGGGTGGAGTTCGCCTCCGGCGTGGTCCGCGAGGTGCTCGGCGAGGACCGCTGGGCCGACCTGGCCGACCCCATCCCCGGGTCGGAGGACTTCTCGCGGGTGCTGCAGGCCGTGCCCGGGGCGTTCGTCTTCCTCGGCGCCACGCTGCCCGGCCGCGACCCGGCCACCGCCCCCAACAACCACAGCCCGCGGGCGGACTTCGACGAGGCGGTGCTGCCGGACGCCGCGACGGTGTACGCCGAGCTGGCCGTGCGCCGCCTGGCCGAGCTCAGCCCCGCGGGCTGA
- the rimI gene encoding ribosomal protein S18-alanine N-acetyltransferase, with protein MPPPPAHVRPATAADLEAVVDLEQRCLGADAWGAALVAPGLAGELPTVSYLVVEVGGRVVGHAVVSAAGDVAELQRIAVAPEQRRQGLATRLLGAATEDLLGSEAERLLLEVREDNAGAARFYAAEGFAEIARRRRYYADGSTAVVMERRLSPRG; from the coding sequence GTGCCCCCGCCGCCCGCGCACGTCCGACCCGCCACCGCCGCCGACCTCGAGGCCGTCGTCGACCTCGAGCAACGGTGCCTGGGGGCCGACGCCTGGGGCGCGGCCCTGGTCGCCCCGGGCCTGGCGGGCGAGCTGCCCACCGTGTCCTACCTCGTGGTCGAGGTCGGGGGCCGGGTGGTCGGTCACGCGGTCGTCTCGGCGGCCGGCGACGTCGCCGAGCTGCAGCGGATCGCAGTGGCACCCGAGCAGCGCCGCCAGGGCCTGGCGACCCGGCTCCTGGGAGCCGCGACCGAGGACCTGCTCGGGTCCGAGGCCGAGCGGCTGCTGCTCGAGGTGCGCGAGGACAACGCCGGGGCCGCGCGCTTCTACGCGGCCGAGGGGTTCGCCGAGATCGCCCGCCGGCGTCGCTACTACGCCGACGGGTCGACCGCGGTGGTGATGGAGCGCCGGCTCAGCCCGCGGGGCTGA
- a CDS encoding molybdopterin-dependent oxidoreductase produces MSPHSTTRGGRAAGAAAFGAGVLAALTGAAAGHLVAALTNPASSPVLAVGTAVINLTPTPVKTWAVRTLGSADKPVLIGTVLVVTLLLAGVAGVLARRTFGAGVALLMLLVAAAGAAAVLQPAAGPLDVLPALTTAVVGLAVLAQLTRAGTQAHATAQAGPGADPATDAPAPSRRGFLLGAGAAAAVAVVLGGAGQLIVRARERVTDIALPRPRRALPALAEGLDQRYDAITPFVTPNGDFYRVDTNLTVPTVDVEGWTLTIDGDVGKKVELTFEDLTRMDVVEKDITMTCVSNEVGGELVGSARWLGVPLADVLALAGIESTEADQILSTADDGFTISTPLEVALDGRDSLVVFGMNGQPLPREHGFPVRLITPGLYGYVGGTKWLTRLTLTTYAAQEAYWTKRKWATDAPIKLSSRIDTPAALTNLDAGQTVIGGVAWAQPDGVEQVEVRIDEGEWTTAKLGPDAGVDYWRQWFLPWDAQPGTHTIAVRATNTRGEVQTEKRATPFPAGSSGIQSVVVTVS; encoded by the coding sequence ATGTCTCCCCACTCGACGACCCGTGGTGGCCGCGCCGCCGGAGCCGCTGCCTTCGGCGCCGGCGTGCTGGCCGCCCTCACGGGCGCTGCCGCCGGTCACCTGGTCGCCGCGCTGACCAACCCCGCCTCCTCACCGGTCCTGGCGGTCGGCACGGCCGTCATCAACCTGACGCCGACGCCGGTCAAGACCTGGGCCGTGCGCACGCTCGGCAGCGCCGACAAGCCCGTGCTCATCGGCACGGTCCTGGTCGTCACGCTGCTGCTGGCCGGGGTCGCGGGCGTGCTCGCCCGCCGGACCTTCGGCGCGGGCGTGGCCCTGCTGATGCTGCTGGTCGCCGCGGCCGGTGCCGCGGCGGTGCTGCAGCCCGCGGCCGGCCCGCTCGACGTGCTGCCGGCCCTGACGACCGCGGTCGTCGGCCTGGCGGTGCTGGCGCAGCTGACCCGCGCCGGGACGCAGGCCCACGCGACCGCGCAGGCAGGGCCCGGCGCGGACCCGGCCACCGACGCGCCCGCCCCGAGCCGCCGCGGCTTCCTGCTGGGCGCCGGGGCCGCCGCCGCGGTGGCCGTCGTGCTCGGGGGCGCCGGCCAGCTGATCGTCCGGGCCCGTGAGCGGGTCACCGACATCGCGCTGCCCCGCCCGCGCCGGGCGCTGCCCGCGCTGGCCGAGGGCCTCGACCAGCGCTACGACGCGATCACGCCCTTCGTCACCCCCAACGGCGACTTCTACCGCGTCGACACCAACCTCACCGTCCCGACCGTGGACGTCGAGGGCTGGACGCTGACCATCGACGGCGACGTGGGCAAGAAGGTCGAGCTGACCTTCGAGGACCTCACCCGCATGGACGTGGTCGAGAAGGACATCACCATGACCTGCGTCAGCAACGAGGTCGGCGGCGAGCTCGTCGGGTCGGCCCGCTGGCTCGGCGTGCCCCTGGCCGACGTGCTGGCCCTGGCCGGCATCGAGAGCACCGAGGCCGACCAGATCCTCTCCACGGCCGACGACGGGTTCACGATCAGCACCCCGCTGGAGGTGGCGCTGGACGGGCGGGACTCGCTGGTCGTCTTCGGCATGAACGGCCAGCCGCTCCCCCGCGAGCACGGCTTCCCGGTGCGCCTGATCACGCCCGGCCTCTACGGCTACGTCGGCGGCACCAAGTGGCTCACCCGCCTCACCCTGACGACGTACGCCGCGCAGGAGGCCTACTGGACCAAGCGCAAGTGGGCCACCGACGCGCCGATCAAGCTCTCGAGCCGCATCGACACCCCGGCCGCGCTCACCAACCTCGACGCCGGCCAGACCGTCATCGGCGGTGTCGCCTGGGCCCAGCCCGACGGCGTGGAGCAGGTCGAGGTCCGCATCGACGAGGGCGAGTGGACCACGGCGAAGCTCGGGCCGGACGCCGGCGTCGACTACTGGCGCCAGTGGTTCCTGCCCTGGGACGCCCAGCCCGGCACCCACACCATCGCCGTGCGCGCCACCAACACCCGTGGCGAGGTCCAGACCGAGAAGCGCGCCACGCCCTTCCCAGCGGGCTCGAGCGGCATCCAGTCCGTCGTCGTCACCGTTTCCTGA
- a CDS encoding fasciclin domain-containing protein, with product MNTKLRRTGLAAMALTVSFGMAACGSSDDSGSASSDSSSSASSSPSESPSASESAAAASGEFGSACSAVPASGPGSFQGMSTAPVATAASNNPVLKTLVAAVTAADLGDTLNSAQDITVFAPANDAFAAIPKKDLNALLKDKAALTKVLQYHVVAGKLSPEDLAGTHKTLEGQDVTVKGSGEEFTVGSADANVICGNVQTANATVYIIDGVLSPPAN from the coding sequence ATGAACACCAAGCTCCGCCGCACCGGCCTCGCCGCCATGGCCCTCACCGTGTCGTTCGGGATGGCCGCTTGCGGTTCCTCCGACGACTCGGGCTCCGCCTCGAGCGACTCGTCGTCCTCCGCCTCCTCCTCGCCGAGCGAGTCGCCCAGCGCCAGCGAGTCCGCTGCCGCCGCCTCGGGCGAGTTCGGCTCCGCCTGCTCGGCCGTCCCGGCCAGCGGCCCCGGCTCCTTCCAGGGCATGTCGACCGCCCCGGTCGCCACCGCCGCCAGCAACAACCCGGTCCTCAAGACCCTGGTCGCCGCCGTGACCGCCGCGGACCTGGGCGACACCCTGAACTCCGCGCAGGACATCACCGTCTTCGCCCCGGCCAACGACGCGTTCGCGGCCATCCCGAAGAAGGACCTCAACGCGCTGCTCAAGGACAAGGCCGCGCTGACCAAGGTGCTGCAGTACCACGTGGTCGCGGGCAAGCTCAGCCCCGAGGACCTGGCGGGCACCCACAAGACCCTCGAGGGCCAGGACGTCACCGTCAAGGGCTCCGGCGAGGAGTTCACCGTCGGCAGCGCCGACGCCAACGTCATCTGCGGCAACGTGCAGACGGCCAACGCCACGGTCTACATCATCGACGGCGTCCTCTCGCCGCCGGCCAACTGA